CAAAAGAACTGCATTATCCGAATGCGAAACCCGACCTTTTTATCTGTACCGCCGGTGATGAGTATAAATTTATAAAAGAAAATTTCGGGCACAAAGACGGCGTTGTGAAAAAAATCGGTCTTTGCAGGTATGACAGTATTAAAAATAACGCAAAAAAGCAAATTCTCATTATGCCGACGTGGCGGTATTTTCTGAGAAATCTTTCGGACGCGGAATTTATAAAAAGCGATTATTACAAAAATTTTTATGAAATTTTGACAGACAAAAACTTAAACAGCGCGCTTTCAAAGCACGGGTACGAAATTATTTTGTATCTGCACTATGAGCTTCAGAAATTTTCGCATCTTTTTAAAACCGATTTGCAAAACGTTAAAATCGCGGATTTTGAAAATTACGGTGTGCGCGAGCTTTTGATGGAGTCGAGCCTGCTTGTGACCGATTATTCAAGCGTATTTTTTGATTTTGCGTATATGAGAAAACCGATTTTGTATTTTTGGTTTGACGAGGAAAAATTTTTCGCAACCCAGTATGACAAAGGCTATTTCGGCTGCCGAAAGGACGGTTTCGGACGTGTTGTAAAAACCAAAGGCGAGGTTGTGAATTTTTTGATAAACAAGCTTGAAAACGGTATGAAAAATGATGAAGTTTATTCGGAGCGCGCCGATAAGTTTTTCGGTGAAGAAATTTCGTGCCGATGCGAAAAAACATACAGGGAAATCCTTAACATAATATGATATTACGGTGAGTTTATGGGTATAAAATTAAGTATAGGAATTGCAGTATACAATATAAGAGAAGATTTTTTGCGTGCGTGTGTTGAGAGTGTATGCAAAATGTGCGGTGACGATGCCGAGATTATAATTATCGACGACTGCTCAACATACAACTGCTCTGAAATTGTTTCCGAATATGCGCAAAGCGACGGAAGAATACGTCTTTTGCGCTTTGGAAGAAACAGAGGAATAAGCGCGGTGCGGAACAAAATCATAAGCCTTGCAAGGGGAGAATGGATTTTGTTTGTCGACGGCGACGATATGCTTATCGGCAATGTTTCAAAAATTATGCAAAATTTTGATTTGCAAAATTCCGACGTTGTGACATTCGGCATTTCGAGGCAGGAAAATGAAATTGCAGATTGCGGCGCAAGTATATTTCATCTTTCGCAGAAAGACGTGCACGCGCTTTCCGTTTCCGCGCTTGTGCGGTACGACGCGTACAAAGGGTTTTTGCCCGATTTAAACCTTCACCCCTGCACTGTTTGCGCGTGTGCATACAGAAGAAGTTATTTGACCGATAACGGATTTTTGTTTGACGAAAACTTAAGAATTGCCGAGGACAGTGTGTTTAACACAAATGTGTTCCTCAAAAAGCCGAGATATGCGCATATCCCGAATACAGTGTATTTTTACCGTTTAAATCCGCAGTCGGTTATGAACAGATACAATCCTAAAGTAAAAAAATGGTCTGACGATTATCTGAACGTTACCGAAGAAATTTTGAACAAAAACTTTTGCAGTGAGAAAAATGTTCGCGGATATTTTTGGATTTACCGCGTCGGCGGTGCGCTTTACGACATTTTCGAACGCGATATTTTCCACCATGACAACAAAAAGAGTGCAAAAGTGCGCAAGGCCGAATTTTTAAGCGTTGTGTCGGACGAGATTTATTCCCCGGCAATGAATGGTGCAAACGCGGATATGTGCAAATATCCGAATTTAAGGCTTATATTAAAGCTCGCCGAGAAAAAACGTTTTTCGCTGATTGATTTTGCGTTTTCGCATAGATTTGTGTTTGTGCTTTACGGCGGTATATCGCGCAGATTGAGAGATTTAACCGAAAGAAAGGTATTTAAAAAATGAAACCCGAAGTAAGCATATGCGCTGCAATATATAACACGGAGGAAAAATTTTTGCGTGCGATGGCGGAAAGCGTCACCGCGGACAAGGACAGGCGGATTGAGATTATTCTCGGCGACGACTGCTCGGACAAACCGCACGTTGAAAAAATCTGCCGTGAATATGGGCAAAAAGATGACAGAATTAAATATATCCGCGCTGAAAAAAACGGCGGTGTGAGCGCAATGCGCAATATTATGATTGAAAAATCGTGCGGAAAATTTTTGACGTTTGTTGACGGCGACGATGTTGTGACGCCCGATTATGTGCAGAAAATTATAAACGCGTCGGGCAAAAATTTTGATATAGTTATGTTTTGCATACAAAGTTTTTACGGTGATGTTCCCGAAATTCACAATAAAAACGCGGAAATTGTAAAACTTCCGAGCGGTGCGGGAAAGGAATTTTCGGTTGCGTGCATAACCGGCGCGCCGTACCGTGCCGAAATGTACGGCATTAAAAACACCACGCCGTCGTCGGTGTGTCTTGAACTTTACCGACGTGATTTTCTTATTGAAAACAATTTAAAGTTTACCGTCGGAATAAAAAAATCGCAGGACACGGTGTTTAATTCGCAGGCGTTTTATCATTGCAAAATTTTGGGATATACGGCAGATGTTCTATATCTTTACCGTCAAAATCCAAAGTCGGTGTGCAGCCGGTACAGCGCAGACCTTGACAAAACGTTTGCAAAATGTTTTGAATGTGATAAAATAAATGCACAAACTCTTTATCCCGATGACAAAGATGTTATGCAAAAGCTTTACAAATACAAGGTGATATGGAATATTGTTGAAAATTTCAGGCTTAATATTTTTCACCGCGATAACCCCAAACCGCGGAAAATGCGAAAGCTTGATTTTATAAATTTTGTAAACGGCGAGCCGTACAAAACATTTTTTGAAAATTTTGACTTTAATTCGTATGACTGGCGTGAGCGGAAGCTTATATTAAGGCTTGCAAAAAATAAAAACTTTGCGGTTTTAAATTTTATGTATAAGCACCCCGTGCGGTTTAAAATTTACGGCGGAATAACAAACAGAATTGATAAATTATTTAAGAGGTGAGTAAGTAAATTGAGAAGCGCGGCAACTATGAAAAATTCAATATGGGGAATACTTTCGCAGATTGTTGTGTGCGTTTTAAGCCTTTTTTCGCGCCGTGTGATGATTGATACAATCGGCGTTGAGGGCGTGGGATTAAACGCGTTTCTCACAAGCGTTATAACAATGCTTTCGCTCGCGGAGCTTGGCATAGGCACGGCGATAGTGTATCATATGTATCTGCCTCTTGCAAACGGCGATACCGTGCAGATAAAACGGCTTATGAATTTTTATAAGACCGTCTACCGTGCCATTGCCGCGGCGATACTTGTTCTCGGACTTATTCTTTTGCCGTTTATGCCGAAAATGGCAGGTGATACAAGCTATTCAAAGAGCTATATTTCGCTTATTTTCGTATTGTTTTTACTGCAAACAACCTCGTCATATTTCTTTACATACAAGCGGTCGCTTTTGTCGGCAGACCAGAAACAGTATGTTATAACGCTTTTCGATTTGGGATACAAAATTTTTACCGTTGTGCTGGGAATTGCGGTGTTAAAGTTCACGCACGAGCTTGCATATTACCTTATTCTGCTTATAATAAGCACAGTGGGAGAAAATGTTTTTCTTTCAAAAAAAGTTGACAAAATGTATCCGTACATCTTGGAAAAAAGCGAAAAACTTCCGAAAAAGGAATGTATTGAAATTGCCCGTGACGTAAAAAACATATTTGTTGCAAAGCTTTCTGCGGTTGTTACAACCTCCACCGACAGTATACTTATAAACGTTATGGTCGGCACGGTGCAGACGGGACTTTATTCAAACTACAACATCATATTAAGCACGCTTTCGTCGGCGGTAAATCAGTTTGCGTCGTCAATGCGCGGAAGTATAGGCAACCTTGTGGCAAGTGAAACAAAAGAGCATATAGAACGTGTTTTAAGCCGTCTGCTTTTTATAATGTTCCTTATAGGCAGTTTCTGCGCGTGCTGTTTAACGGGGCTTATCGACCCGTTTATAGCGCTCGCGTTCGGCAAAAATCTTACGCTCGGCCGTCTTACCGTTTATGTCTGCATTTTTAATCTTTATATGACTGCGGTTGAAATCCCCGTTTGGAGTATGGTAACGGCGTCGGGACTTTTTAAAGCGGATAAGTATATATCGCTCCTTGGTACGGCGGTAAACCTTTTGGTGTCGTACTTTTTGGGAAAAAGCCTCGGTATGGCGGGAATACTCATCGGCACATCGTGCACGTTCGTTATAAAATTTACGCTTAAAATTATACTATTTTACAATAAATTTTTAAAATTGAGCTGTATAAAGATTTTTATAAAAAATCTTCTGTTTGCCTGCGTGACATTTTTTGAGTGTTTCGCGGTGACACTTTTAACAGGCAGAATCAGCCTTTCAAATCCGTATGCCGAATTTGCGGTATTTGCGGTTATATCGGCAGTTGTGCCGATTGCTTCAGGCATTGTTTTGTTTTTTAAAACGGAGGAATTTGAATACAGTGTTAATTTGTTTAAAAACACCTTGGCGCACATATTAAAAAGATAACGACACGTCGGCGATTACCCCGATTTAAAAATGACGGTGAGTATCGGCGGTGCGTTTGAAAAAGGCAAAATTTCTCAAATACTCCGCAAAGCCGATATGGCAATGTATGATGCAAACGAAAAAAGGAACAGTATTTCGATATATGAAGAAATTTAAAGAAATTGACAAATTCGATACAAGGTGTTTTAATAAAGGCGAGGTGAAATCGGCTTGAAAAAATTAAAATATGATATGAAATTTGTACTGCGCGGTATAATGGTGCCGATACTGATACTCGTTGCCGCGGCGGCGCTGGTTTTGTGGATATATTTCTTTAAAATAAGCGAAGCGTCCGAAAAAAGGGCATACCGCCTGCTTGCCGAGGCGGCAAAAACGCTGAACGTTGCAATGGTGGAGAGAAAACAGTCGAGTTTTCAGCAGCTCAACATTATAGCCCACGGAATAAACTGGGATACCGATATTTATAATGATGACAACGTTTTGCGCAAATTAAAAACATTTGCGGACGAAAGCCTTTTTGCGAATATCGCAATTACTGACAAGCGCGGAATTATGCTTTATCAGAACGGCAGTACAGCGGACTGCTCCGACCGCCCGTATTTTAAGGACGCTATGAACGGAAAAACCAGTACGCAGTTTTTAAAATCGGGACGTATGAGCGGTGACACGGTGTTTGTTTTTGCGGTGCCGGTGAGGCAAGGCGGTGAGATAATCGGCGCGATTATCGGAACGAGAAATTTAACCGACATTTTAAGTGTTCTTTCGTTTCAGGACGAAATAGCACAGTATAATTTTCTCTGCAACGGCGACGGAAGGGTTATTTCGGTTCCGTCCGGCGACGATTTGGGTGTGAGCGTCGGCGGAATGCTCGGCAAGTGTTTTAAGGTCGAAAACGGCGAGGTTCAGACTGATGATAACCAAGTCTGCAAGTATAATTATAACGGAAATACATATTACGGAATATACACGCACTCGGGACTTGACGATATTTTTATTTTCAGTATCGTAGGCGAGAGATATGCGTCAAGTCTTGCGGGTTTATACAGTAAATTGGGTGTTATGGTTACGGCAATTATATTTTTGTTTACTATGATTGCCGCGGCGGTGGTTATTATCCGATTAAAGCGCAGAATTACCATCGTAAAGGGAAATGAGCTTGAAAGACGCAAAAAGCTTGAAGAATATCATAATTTTCAGAGCAGACGTCTGCTCGACCGTACAAATGTTTTGGGCGCGTTTAACCTTAACCTTACCAAAAACACGGTTGACAAGGACGGTGAGCTGTTAAAACGTCTTACGGGCAGAGATGCGCAGTACAGCGTTGAAGACCTTTGCGATATTATTTTCGAGCGTATCCACCCGAGCGAACGCGAAAGATACTTGGGGCATCTGTCGCGCGAGGCGCTTATGCTGGCGGCACAAAGGGGAAAAAGTTCGGTTCAGAACGACTTTTTGTTCTACAATCCCGGCGGAAGATACATTTGGTTAAGAGTTGTTGCCGATTTGGTGAAAAATCCGATTACCGGCGATTACGAAGCGCTCGTATACGCGATAGGAATAAACAACACAATGCGTCTTGAGCAAATAGGTAAAAAGCTGATAAGAGAAAACTTTGAGGCTATGGGTCTTATTGATGTCGAGTCGGGACGCGTTTTCGGAATAAAAGCGCTCGGCGGCGGAGATATTATGAACAATCACGGATTGAAAAGCGGGTTAGTATACGACAGTGTGGCACAGACGGCACTTGCGAACTATTTGTCGGAATACGATTTTAAATTTGTGCGCGAAAACATAAGGTTTAAAACGGTTAAAGAAAAACTTGAAACCGCACAAAACTGGAGCGTTACGGTACATTCTTGCCGTATGGGCGGCGACAGGTATTACAAGATAAAATATTCGTATCTTGACGGCGAAAAAGAGAGTATTGTTGTTTCGTGCGAGGATATAACTGATATTCTTGCAAGCAAAATGGATATTGAAACGGGACTTTACAACTCTGCCGGATTTCACGAAAAGGTTACCGAATGGCTTAAAGAAAATCCAGGCAAAAAATACCGTATGTATCGATACAATCTTGACGGATTCAGCAATATCAACGGCACATACGGCTATGAGGCGGGCAACAAGGTTTTGCGCGACATTGCAAAACATATGCGTGCGCGAAGTACAGACAGCAGTTTTGCGGCGCACCTTAACGCCGACCATTTTGTGCGTTTCTGCTCCGAGGATTATCCGTCGGCGGAGGAGTGCTACAAAAAGTTTTTGAGCGATTTTGCCGATTACGAAATTCACTATCCGCTGACCATTCACATCGGTGTTTACGACCTTTGCGAAAAAGACTGCGGCTCATTCACGATGAGCTATAAGGCGCATCTTGCCTTGCAGTCGATAAAGGGCGATTTGGGGACACATATTGCGTATTACAAAAAAGGACTTATGCAGACGGCCAAAAATCAGCAGGAGCTTATCGCCGACGTTGAAAATGCTGTGAAAGACGGTCAGTTTGAAGTGTGGCTTCAGCCGCAGTTTAATTATTCCGGTGCGCTGGTTGGTGCGGAGGCACTCACGCGATGGCGTCATCCCGAAAAAGGGCTTATTATGCCTGCGGATTTTGTTCCGCTTCTTGAAAAAAGCAGACAGATTACGCTTGTTGACGAATTTGTGTGGGACAAGTGCTGCGAATACATAAAAATTCTCGATGGCGAGGGGATAAAGCTTCCGCTTTCGGTTAACGCTTCGCGCATTGACATACGCGATAAAAACGTTTGTCCGCATATTGAAGATATGGCTGAAAGACACGGAATTTCACACGGACTTCTGCGCCTTGAAATCACAGAAAGTGCATATCTTACTGAAACGGAGGAGTTAAAATCCGCCGTTACGGCATTCAAAAACGCAGGATTTGCAGTTGAAATGGACGATTTCGGTTCGGGATATTCGTCGCTTAACATTTTGCTCGATTTGGATATTGACATATTGAAAATTGACAAAAAGCTTGTTTCCAAAGCAGGTATCGGCGATGAAAAGAGCGACAGTATTCTGCGCGCGGTTGCAAATATGGCAAAATCACTTAAAATTTCGGTTATCGCCGAGGGTGTGGAAAACAAAACCCAGGCAGACTTTTTAAATTCCGTCGGCTGTACCGATATGCAGGGATATTACTATGCAAAGCCTATGCCGTTTGATAAGTTTAAAGAATTTATCAAAAATAAAAGGGTTGACGGTTTACAGTAAATAAGAAAACGGCAGTCTTTAAGATGATTTAAAGAACTGCCGTTTTGCTTTTTATAAAATTATGCAGATAAGACCGCCGCTTCCTTCGTTTACAATGCGCTGGAGCGTTTCTTTTATTTTGTCCTGCGCGTCTGTCGGCATAATTTTATAAAAAGCAAAACGGCAGTCTTTAAGATGATTTAAAGAACTGCCGTTTTGCTTTTTATAAAATTATGCAGATAAGACCGCCGCTTCCTTCGTTTACAATGCGCTGGAGCGTTTCTTTTATTTTGTCCTGCGCGTCTGTCGGCATACGGTAGAGTTTGTTGTGCAGACCTTCGTTTACAAGCGAATGGAGAGATTTTCCGAAAATGTTGGACTCCCATATTTTTGTGGGCGACTCGTCAAATTCGTTGAGCAGATATTTTACCAGCTCCTCCGACTGCTTTTCTGTGCCGACGAGAGGACTTACCTCTGTTTCCACGTCAACGCGGATAAGGTGGAGCGACGGCGCCGAGGCTTTTAAGCGTACGCCGAATTTGTTGCCCTGTTTAACGATTTCGGGTTCTTCGAGCGTAAGCTCCTCAATGCCAGGCGAAACAATTCCGTAGCCTTTTTCGTTGACCTCGTTTAGGGCATATGCTATTTTGTCATACTTTTTCTTGGTGTCCGAAAGGTCGCTTATAAGCTCGACAAGCGCTTCTCTGCCCGAAATTTCCATTCCTGTTTTTTCGCCGAGAATTTTGTAGAACAAATCGTCGCTCATAGTTACGCTTATTCTCACGCACCCCGTGCCGAGGCTCATATTTTCAATGTTTGCACCGCTTATGTTTTCGTATTCGTTAAGTCTTTCGGCAAGGTCTTTTACGTCGCTTATTTTTTGTGCGCCGTCCGCATAATTCTTAACGCAGTCTATAACGCCGTCTTTAAGCCAGTGACCGTCCTCGAGCGCGTCAAACCAGTCCGGCAGATTTATGGAAATTTCGGAGAGCGGAAATTCAAAAAGTATGCTTTCCATAATTTTGTTTATATCCTCTTTGGTGAGGTTAGCACAGTCGGTGCAAAGCACGGGAACCTTATATTTTTCCTCAAGCTCCTTTTGCGTACGCTTTGCGGTGTCGCTTTCGGGATTGACACTGTTTACAATCACAACAAACGGCTTGTTTATAGCTTTTAATTCTTTTGCCACTCTTTCTTCGGCGTCTATGTAGTCTGCGCGGTCAATGTCGGTAACCGTGCCGTCGGTAGTTACCAAAATTCCTATGGTGGAGTGTTCGTTGATAACCTTTTTTGTGCCGATTTCCGCCGCCTTTGCGAACGGCATTTCCTCGTCCGACCACGGAGTTTTGACCATTCTCGGCATATCCTCGTCGAAATGCCCGGTTGCGCCGTCAACGATATATCCAACGCAGTCAATCAGCCGAACGTTCATCGCCGCGTTGTCGGCAAGCGAAATTTTCACCGCCTCGTTGGGAACAAATTTCGGCTCGGTTGTCATTATCATTTTGCCCGCACCGCTTTGCGGAAGCTCGTCTTTTGCGCGTTCGCGCTTGTATGCGTCGCCTATGTTGGGAATGACGAGAAGCTCCATAAAACGTTTTATAAACGTGGATTTTCCCGTTCGCACAGGGCCTACGACGCCGATGTATATATCGCCGCCGCACCGCGTGCTTATATCAGAGTAGATATTGTCCATTTTCTTTTCCTCCTGCATATGTTTGATGGTAAATATATATGTGGATTAGCCTAAAGTTATTCATACATTTGTTTTGGTGTTGTAATTTATAAAAATTTGTGGTAGAATGTATATTATAATGAAAAATTATGCGTCAAATGAACATAAGGAATGATGAAAATGATTTTTAGGGGTGTTGACAACCCGAAGTGCTTTTACTGCCAGCACGCAACGCATATTGAAAATTCGGACAGTGTGATGTGCGACAGAAAAGGCGAGGTTAAAAAAGACTATCTTTGCAGAAAGTATAAATTTGATATTTTTAAATGTAATTTCAAGCGCAAAAAGACAGTTATATTAGAGAAATTCGACAGAAAGGATTTTGAGCTTTAGAAGATGATTTTACAGTTAAACAAGGTTTCAAAAAGCTTCGGCACCGACGAAATTTTAAACGACATTACCTTTTCGGTAAACGACGGCGGCCGCATAGGCATAATAGGCAAAAACGGGTGCGGAAAAACCACTTTGCTCAATATCATTTCTGGAAGTACGAGTTTTGAAGGCTCGTGTCAAACGGCAAAGGATACGCGCATAGGTTTTCTCCGCCAGACGGGTTGTGAGGTTATGACAACCACCATTATCGAAGAAATGACAAGCGTTTTTGCCGATGTTTTTGAAATTGAAAAGGATTTAAGACGTCTTGAAAACGAAATTGCAGACGAACAGGACGAAAAAAAACGCGAGGTTTTGCTCAATTCGTATGCAAAAAAGAGTGAAATGTTTGAAAAGAAAGACGGATTTTTGATAAAAACGAAAATCAACACCATTCTAACGGGTATGGGTTTTGATAAATTCGACCTCAATATGCCGGCGGAAAACTTGTCGGGCGGTGAAAAAACAAAGCTTTCGTTTGCAAAGCTTTTGCTTGAAGAAAGAGAACTTCTGCTTCTCGACGAGCCGACAAACCATCTCGATTTTAAAACAATGCAGTGGCTTGAAGGGTATCTTAAAAGCTACCGCGGTGCGCTCATTACCGTCAGCCACGACCGTTATTTTCTCGACAGAACGGTAAACGCGGTATACGAAATTGAAAACACGCATATGAAAAAATACACGGGAAACTATACCGCGTATCTTGAGCAGAAAAAGAAAAATCTTGAGGTTGAAGAAAAAGCGTACGCAAAACAGCAGAACGAAATTAAAAAGCTTGAAGAATACGTTGCCAAAAATCTTGTGCGCGCGTCAACCACCAAAATGGCGCAGAGCAGGCAGAAAAAGCTTGATAAAATGGAGCTGTTGGAGCGTCCGGGCGAAAACAACGACAGCGCGCGTTTTGACTTTGAAATTGAATATCCGTCTTACAAAGAGGTTTTAAACGTTGAGGATTTGAGCGTTTTTGTTGAGAACAAAGACGGGGTGCGCACGCTTATAAAAAATGCGGATTTTAAGGTTCTGCGCGGTGAAAAAACCGCACTTATCGGCGATAACGGTGCAGGGAAATCCACGCTTTTAAAAACAATTCTCGGAATTTACAAAAATTATACCGGTGAATTTGAAATCGGCAGAAACACCGAAATAGGGTATTACGACCAGGAACTTAACATTTTAAACGGCGACAAAACCGTGTTTGACGAAATTTATGACCGCCACCCGCGGTTTGAAGAAAGCAAAATCCGCACGCTATTGGGTTCGATGAATTTTTACGGCGAGGACGTTTTCAAGAAGATAAATTCTCTTTCGGGCGGTGAAAAGGCAAAGCTTGCGTTTTTGGTGCTGATGCTCGAAAAAAACAACACCCTGTTTTTGGACGAACCGACAAACCACCTTGACCTTGCGTCCAAAGAAAAGCTGGACGAGGCGCTTATGAAATTTGACGGAACACTGTTTTTCGTGTCGCACGACCGATATTTTTTGAACAAGGTTGCGACGAAAATCATAGAGCTCGGCAGTGAAAAAATTTCGGTTTACGAGGGAAATTACGACTATTATCTTGAAAAAAAGACCGAGGCGGACGAGGCGAGCGAAAAGAACATTCAAAAAGAGAAAAAGACGAACGATTATTTTGAAAACAAGAAAAAACAGTCGCTTATAAAGAGCCTCGAAAAGAAAATTTCTGCGTGCGAAGAAGAAATTTTGAGCCTTGACGGCGAGATTGAGGAAACGGACAGGCTTTTGAACGAAAGCGGGTCGGATTTGGACAAGTGCCGTGAACTTTTTGAAAAGCTAAATACCTTAAACGAGCGTCAGAATGAACTTTACAAAACGTTTGAGGAGCTTGAAAATCAGCTTGAAACGGCAAAGGAAGAATAAATTTTACGGAGGAGAAAATGTCGGAACGCGTAATTTTGCACTGTGACTTAAATTCGTTTTTCGCGTCGGTCGAATGCCTTGATTTACCGCATTTAAAGGACGTTCCGATGGCAGTTGCCGGGAGCAGTGAAGACAGGCACGGAATAATTCTCGCAAAAAACGAGGCCGCGAAAAAGTTCGGCGTTAAAACCGCGGAAACAATCTGGCAGGCAAAATTAAAATGTCCCGACCTTGTGACCGTTCCTCCGCACTATGGAAAATATAAGTATTATTCCGAAGAAATCAACAAAATTTATTATAATTACACCGATTTGGTCGAGCCGTTCAGCATTGACGAATCATGGCTCGACGTTACGGGAAGTCAGAAGCTTTTCGGCACGGGATATGAAATCGCGAAAAAAATCAGCGATGAAATAAAAGAAAAAACGCATCTTACCGTATCAATCGGCGTATCGTTTAATAAAATTTTCGCAAAGCTCGGCAGTGACTACAAAAAGCCCGACGCGATAACCGTTATTTCAAAAGAAAATTATAAGCGCATTTTGTTTCCGCTCCCTGCGTCGGATATGCTTTTTGTCGGGCGCGCGACGCTTTCACAGCTTGAAAAAGTGGGAATAAGAACGATAGGCGACATTGCAAATTCGCAAAAAAGCACGCTGGTAAAACTTTTGGGAAAATCGGGCGAAACGCTCTATATTTATGCAAACGGTTTGGATACGTCGCCCGTTGTGTGCGAGAGAGAAAAGGAAAAATCAATCGGAAACGGGCACACTTTTAAAAGAAATCTTCTCGGTGAAGAGGACGTTAAAAAGGCGCTCACAATCATTTGCGACACCGTTTCCACGCGTCTGCGCAAGAAAGGTTTTAAGTGCAGAACCGTTTGCGTGACGATAAAAAATCCCGATTTAAAGAAGTTTTCGCGCCGAAAGAAAACGGCATATTTCACAAACACCGAGCGTGATTTGTTTGAAACGTCGTTTGAAATTGTAAAGGAAAACTGGAATTTTGACGAGCCGATACGTATGATAACCGTCACGGCGGGCGATTTTGAGGGCGATACTCCGACCGAACAGGTGAGCTTTTTTGATAACGTGAAAACACAGGATAAAAAACTTG
The window above is part of the Qingrenia yutianensis genome. Proteins encoded here:
- a CDS encoding CDP-glycerol glycerophosphotransferase family protein, with protein sequence MKKFSSLFVYVYYAFYYAFALVLSIFARNFKKYKNLWLISERKTDARDNAFFFFEYMVKNHPEVNCAYVIDKNSADFEKVKKLGKTVEPNTFSHMLAFAAAEVRISTHYMGYAPDTYRFAVMKKLGLILGKDVFLQHGIMANDAKELHYPNAKPDLFICTAGDEYKFIKENFGHKDGVVKKIGLCRYDSIKNNAKKQILIMPTWRYFLRNLSDAEFIKSDYYKNFYEILTDKNLNSALSKHGYEIILYLHYELQKFSHLFKTDLQNVKIADFENYGVRELLMESSLLVTDYSSVFFDFAYMRKPILYFWFDEEKFFATQYDKGYFGCRKDGFGRVVKTKGEVVNFLINKLENGMKNDEVYSERADKFFGEEISCRCEKTYREILNII
- a CDS encoding glycosyltransferase family 2 protein — encoded protein: MGIKLSIGIAVYNIREDFLRACVESVCKMCGDDAEIIIIDDCSTYNCSEIVSEYAQSDGRIRLLRFGRNRGISAVRNKIISLARGEWILFVDGDDMLIGNVSKIMQNFDLQNSDVVTFGISRQENEIADCGASIFHLSQKDVHALSVSALVRYDAYKGFLPDLNLHPCTVCACAYRRSYLTDNGFLFDENLRIAEDSVFNTNVFLKKPRYAHIPNTVYFYRLNPQSVMNRYNPKVKKWSDDYLNVTEEILNKNFCSEKNVRGYFWIYRVGGALYDIFERDIFHHDNKKSAKVRKAEFLSVVSDEIYSPAMNGANADMCKYPNLRLILKLAEKKRFSLIDFAFSHRFVFVLYGGISRRLRDLTERKVFKK
- a CDS encoding glycosyltransferase family 2 protein, translated to MKPEVSICAAIYNTEEKFLRAMAESVTADKDRRIEIILGDDCSDKPHVEKICREYGQKDDRIKYIRAEKNGGVSAMRNIMIEKSCGKFLTFVDGDDVVTPDYVQKIINASGKNFDIVMFCIQSFYGDVPEIHNKNAEIVKLPSGAGKEFSVACITGAPYRAEMYGIKNTTPSSVCLELYRRDFLIENNLKFTVGIKKSQDTVFNSQAFYHCKILGYTADVLYLYRQNPKSVCSRYSADLDKTFAKCFECDKINAQTLYPDDKDVMQKLYKYKVIWNIVENFRLNIFHRDNPKPRKMRKLDFINFVNGEPYKTFFENFDFNSYDWRERKLILRLAKNKNFAVLNFMYKHPVRFKIYGGITNRIDKLFKR
- a CDS encoding lipopolysaccharide biosynthesis protein — encoded protein: MRSAATMKNSIWGILSQIVVCVLSLFSRRVMIDTIGVEGVGLNAFLTSVITMLSLAELGIGTAIVYHMYLPLANGDTVQIKRLMNFYKTVYRAIAAAILVLGLILLPFMPKMAGDTSYSKSYISLIFVLFLLQTTSSYFFTYKRSLLSADQKQYVITLFDLGYKIFTVVLGIAVLKFTHELAYYLILLIISTVGENVFLSKKVDKMYPYILEKSEKLPKKECIEIARDVKNIFVAKLSAVVTTSTDSILINVMVGTVQTGLYSNYNIILSTLSSAVNQFASSMRGSIGNLVASETKEHIERVLSRLLFIMFLIGSFCACCLTGLIDPFIALAFGKNLTLGRLTVYVCIFNLYMTAVEIPVWSMVTASGLFKADKYISLLGTAVNLLVSYFLGKSLGMAGILIGTSCTFVIKFTLKIILFYNKFLKLSCIKIFIKNLLFACVTFFECFAVTLLTGRISLSNPYAEFAVFAVISAVVPIASGIVLFFKTEEFEYSVNLFKNTLAHILKR
- a CDS encoding EAL domain-containing protein: MKKLKYDMKFVLRGIMVPILILVAAAALVLWIYFFKISEASEKRAYRLLAEAAKTLNVAMVERKQSSFQQLNIIAHGINWDTDIYNDDNVLRKLKTFADESLFANIAITDKRGIMLYQNGSTADCSDRPYFKDAMNGKTSTQFLKSGRMSGDTVFVFAVPVRQGGEIIGAIIGTRNLTDILSVLSFQDEIAQYNFLCNGDGRVISVPSGDDLGVSVGGMLGKCFKVENGEVQTDDNQVCKYNYNGNTYYGIYTHSGLDDIFIFSIVGERYASSLAGLYSKLGVMVTAIIFLFTMIAAAVVIIRLKRRITIVKGNELERRKKLEEYHNFQSRRLLDRTNVLGAFNLNLTKNTVDKDGELLKRLTGRDAQYSVEDLCDIIFERIHPSERERYLGHLSREALMLAAQRGKSSVQNDFLFYNPGGRYIWLRVVADLVKNPITGDYEALVYAIGINNTMRLEQIGKKLIRENFEAMGLIDVESGRVFGIKALGGGDIMNNHGLKSGLVYDSVAQTALANYLSEYDFKFVRENIRFKTVKEKLETAQNWSVTVHSCRMGGDRYYKIKYSYLDGEKESIVVSCEDITDILASKMDIETGLYNSAGFHEKVTEWLKENPGKKYRMYRYNLDGFSNINGTYGYEAGNKVLRDIAKHMRARSTDSSFAAHLNADHFVRFCSEDYPSAEECYKKFLSDFADYEIHYPLTIHIGVYDLCEKDCGSFTMSYKAHLALQSIKGDLGTHIAYYKKGLMQTAKNQQELIADVENAVKDGQFEVWLQPQFNYSGALVGAEALTRWRHPEKGLIMPADFVPLLEKSRQITLVDEFVWDKCCEYIKILDGEGIKLPLSVNASRIDIRDKNVCPHIEDMAERHGISHGLLRLEITESAYLTETEELKSAVTAFKNAGFAVEMDDFGSGYSSLNILLDLDIDILKIDKKLVSKAGIGDEKSDSILRAVANMAKSLKISVIAEGVENKTQADFLNSVGCTDMQGYYYAKPMPFDKFKEFIKNKRVDGLQ
- a CDS encoding sporulation stage IV protein A, with amino-acid sequence MPTDAQDKIKETLQRIVNEGSGGLICIIL